In one window of Zingiber officinale cultivar Zhangliang chromosome 11A, Zo_v1.1, whole genome shotgun sequence DNA:
- the LOC122031780 gene encoding protein indeterminate-domain 5, chloroplastic-like isoform X1 → MAAASSSVPFFGIRDEDEHELSKQQSTTAAAPPPGSATALAPPKKKRNQPGNPNPDAEVIALSPKTLMATNRFICEVCNKGFQREQNLQLHRRGHNLPWKLKQKNPKEARRRVYLCPEPSCVHHDPSRALGDLTGIKKHFCRKHGEKKWKCDKCSKKYAVQSDWKAHSKTCGTREYRCDCGTLFSRRDSFITHRAFCDALAQESATRLPNGIASAGVGGGGRQFYGGSAGVGGGINLDLISPANPPQFGQLSSTTSLFRPSQSYLSGAGSGHDFNSLIQDMHSNTTAGASSTGNLYNLSFFSNNAGATGAGAAAANMPLPSDQFPNSRSSGGGLFPSINIKNNVPSLFVADPTEPAALSPALPQMSATALLQKAAQMGAAASNSRSSLLSGFVGAYHSETTQRAQLVDNERSFQTLMNSLGGGAGAFANNLDDGSPKLHHVVGAGTPPPDNGLTRDFLGVANLSVLESEMKSAFSRRSNNP, encoded by the exons ATGGCAGCGGCTTCTTCGTCGGTACCTTTCTTTGGAATTAGAGACGAAGACGAGCATGAGCTCAGCAAGCAACAGTCGACGACCGCCGCTGCTCCTCCGCCTGGCTCTGCTACAGCTTTGGCTCCTCCcaagaagaagagaaatcagCCAGGAAATCCAA ATCCGGACGCGGAGGTGATCGCACTGTCGCCGAAGACGCTGATGGCGACGAACAGGTTCATCTGCGAGGTGTGCAACAAGGGGTTCCAGCGGGAGCAAAACCTGCAGCTGCACCGGCGGGGTCACAACCTGCCCTGGAAGCTGAAGCAGAAGAACCCCAAGGAGGCGCGGAGGCGGGTGTATCTCTGCCCCGAGCCTTCCTGCGTCCACCACGACCCCTCCCGCGCCCTCGGAGACCTCACCGGCATCAAGAAGCACTTCTGCCGCAAGCACGGCGAGAAGAAGTGGAAGTGCGACAAGTGCTCCAAGAAGTACGCCGTCCAGTCCGACTGGAAGGCCCACTCCAAGACCTGCGGTACCCGCGAGTACCGCTGCGACTGCGGCACTCTCTTTTCCAG GCGCGATAGCTTCATCACTCACAGAGCCTTCTGCGACGCGCTTGCTCAAGAATCGGCCACCAGGCTTCCCAATGGCATTGCTTCCGCCGGAGTCGGCGGCGGTGGGAGACAATTTTACGGCGGCAGTGCGGGGGTTGGAGGCGGAATCAATTTGGACCTTATTTCTCCGGCGAATCCTCCACAGTTCGGCCAGTTGAGTAGTACCACTTCCTTGTTCCGGCCGTCGCAATCCTACCTTTCTGGAGCCGGCTCCGGGCACGACTTTAATAGCTTGATTCAAGACATGCACAGCAATACCACGGCTGGCGCTTCTTCGACAGGAAATCTTTACAACCTCAGCTTCTTCTCCAACAACGCTGGGGCCACCGGCGCTGGTGCCGCCGCTGCCAACATGCCCCTCCCTTCCGATCAATTTCCCAACTCGAGGTCCAGCGGCGGTGGTCTTTTCCCCAGCATCAACATCAAAAACAACGTGCCGTCACTATTCGTGGCCGATCCAACCGAACCCGCCGCTTTGTCACCAGCACTGCCACAGATGTCCGCCACCGCGCTGCTTCAGAAGGCCGCGCAAATGGGCGCCGCGGCGTCGAACAGCCGCAGCTCTCTGCTCTCCGGTTTTGTCGGCGCATACCATTCAGAGACCACCCAGAGGGCGCAATTGGTGGACAACGAGAGGAGCTTCCAAACCCTAATGAATTCACTTGGCGGTGGCGCGGGGGCGTTCGCCAATAACTTGGACGACGGCAGCCCCAAGCTCCACCACGTCGTCGGCGCGGGAACTCCGCCGCCCGACAACGGGCTCACGAGGGACTTCCTCGGCGTCGCCAACTTAAGCGTCTTAGAATCGGAGATGAAATCGGCTTTCTCGAGGAGGAGCAACAACCCATGA
- the LOC122031780 gene encoding protein indeterminate-domain 5, chloroplastic-like isoform X2: MSSASNSRRPPLLLRLALLQLWLLPRRREISQEIQMVIELDPDAEVIALSPKTLMATNRFICEVCNKGFQREQNLQLHRRGHNLPWKLKQKNPKEARRRVYLCPEPSCVHHDPSRALGDLTGIKKHFCRKHGEKKWKCDKCSKKYAVQSDWKAHSKTCGTREYRCDCGTLFSRRDSFITHRAFCDALAQESATRLPNGIASAGVGGGGRQFYGGSAGVGGGINLDLISPANPPQFGQLSSTTSLFRPSQSYLSGAGSGHDFNSLIQDMHSNTTAGASSTGNLYNLSFFSNNAGATGAGAAAANMPLPSDQFPNSRSSGGGLFPSINIKNNVPSLFVADPTEPAALSPALPQMSATALLQKAAQMGAAASNSRSSLLSGFVGAYHSETTQRAQLVDNERSFQTLMNSLGGGAGAFANNLDDGSPKLHHVVGAGTPPPDNGLTRDFLGVANLSVLESEMKSAFSRRSNNP, translated from the exons ATGAGCTCAGCAAGCAACAGTCGACGACCGCCGCTGCTCCTCCGCCTGGCTCTGCTACAGCTTTGGCTCCTCCcaagaagaagagaaatcagCCAGGAAATCCAA ATGGTAATTGAATTAGATCCGGACGCGGAGGTGATCGCACTGTCGCCGAAGACGCTGATGGCGACGAACAGGTTCATCTGCGAGGTGTGCAACAAGGGGTTCCAGCGGGAGCAAAACCTGCAGCTGCACCGGCGGGGTCACAACCTGCCCTGGAAGCTGAAGCAGAAGAACCCCAAGGAGGCGCGGAGGCGGGTGTATCTCTGCCCCGAGCCTTCCTGCGTCCACCACGACCCCTCCCGCGCCCTCGGAGACCTCACCGGCATCAAGAAGCACTTCTGCCGCAAGCACGGCGAGAAGAAGTGGAAGTGCGACAAGTGCTCCAAGAAGTACGCCGTCCAGTCCGACTGGAAGGCCCACTCCAAGACCTGCGGTACCCGCGAGTACCGCTGCGACTGCGGCACTCTCTTTTCCAG GCGCGATAGCTTCATCACTCACAGAGCCTTCTGCGACGCGCTTGCTCAAGAATCGGCCACCAGGCTTCCCAATGGCATTGCTTCCGCCGGAGTCGGCGGCGGTGGGAGACAATTTTACGGCGGCAGTGCGGGGGTTGGAGGCGGAATCAATTTGGACCTTATTTCTCCGGCGAATCCTCCACAGTTCGGCCAGTTGAGTAGTACCACTTCCTTGTTCCGGCCGTCGCAATCCTACCTTTCTGGAGCCGGCTCCGGGCACGACTTTAATAGCTTGATTCAAGACATGCACAGCAATACCACGGCTGGCGCTTCTTCGACAGGAAATCTTTACAACCTCAGCTTCTTCTCCAACAACGCTGGGGCCACCGGCGCTGGTGCCGCCGCTGCCAACATGCCCCTCCCTTCCGATCAATTTCCCAACTCGAGGTCCAGCGGCGGTGGTCTTTTCCCCAGCATCAACATCAAAAACAACGTGCCGTCACTATTCGTGGCCGATCCAACCGAACCCGCCGCTTTGTCACCAGCACTGCCACAGATGTCCGCCACCGCGCTGCTTCAGAAGGCCGCGCAAATGGGCGCCGCGGCGTCGAACAGCCGCAGCTCTCTGCTCTCCGGTTTTGTCGGCGCATACCATTCAGAGACCACCCAGAGGGCGCAATTGGTGGACAACGAGAGGAGCTTCCAAACCCTAATGAATTCACTTGGCGGTGGCGCGGGGGCGTTCGCCAATAACTTGGACGACGGCAGCCCCAAGCTCCACCACGTCGTCGGCGCGGGAACTCCGCCGCCCGACAACGGGCTCACGAGGGACTTCCTCGGCGTCGCCAACTTAAGCGTCTTAGAATCGGAGATGAAATCGGCTTTCTCGAGGAGGAGCAACAACCCATGA